A genome region from Hevea brasiliensis isolate MT/VB/25A 57/8 chromosome 9, ASM3005281v1, whole genome shotgun sequence includes the following:
- the LOC110672297 gene encoding protein NETWORKED 1D-like — protein MAAVSQADSKRMYSWWWDSHISPKNSKWLQENLTDMDVKVKQMIKLIEEDADSFARRAEMYYEKRPELMKLVEEFYRAYRALAERYDHATGVLRQAHRTMAEAFPNQVPLMLTDDSPIGSADSEPCTPDMPPIRALFDSDELQKDALGISTSHSPAVKKHGAFTEESDSVPGRRGLKQLNDLFGTGEGRARKGLSFHDAEEKYQGVQDDGKNDIKAQVPSDSELLSKAEQEIVTLKNILAKLEAEKEAGLLEYQQSLQRLSNLESEVSCAKEDSSKAEAEVQTLKEALTKLEAEREASLLQYQHCLDKIAYLENNISNAQKDAKELNERSCKADKLEAEKEDILLQYKQCLEKITCLEGKILHAEEDARRFNECADKAEMEVERLKEVLAKLTEEKEAAAVQYQQCLDTISSLEQKLAFVQEEAQRLKSELDDGVVKLKGAEEKCLQLERSNQTMHSELESLAQKMSAQSDELTEKQEELGRLWTCIQEERLRFVEAETAFQTLQHLHSQSQEELRSMAAELQNRAEILQDLEVCNQSLQNEVEKVKIENKGLSEVNSSSTLTIQDLQDEISNLRQTIGKLEAEVELRLDQRNALQQEIYCLKEEIKGINKKNQAIMDQVDSVGFSPECLGSSVKGLQDENIKLKEVCETERGQNVALLEKLEIMEKLVEKNALLENSLSDLHVELEGVREKVRALEESCQSLIEEKSTLVSEKSTLVSHLQIATDNLEELAEKNTILESSLLDAYAEIEGLREKSKSIQDLYMLLDNEKSDLVTEKGNLVSQLDVTQKRLEDLEKVYRDLKEKYSALDKERESTLHEVEELHVHLNAQKQERATLAQLSESQLAGMATRIRMLQEEGQCIKKEHEEELDKAFYAQTEIFILQKCVQDLEEHKFSHFLECQKFLEASKLSEKLISELELENLEQQVEMKSLYDKIDVLRVGLYRVLKTLELDVKQGCEDKAEQDQMLLSHALDKLQETQRFLFEMQDQNQQLVVENTVLVTLLGQLQREVANLMTAKSSLDQELACRSEQFFILHGESQKLAEVNEELRSKIIDGDHKEESLKVELKTLHGQLLDLQGDYQNLQKENCKMVDEQRLLMKSISNLREEKCNLEDENCAIFAETVSLSTISLIFRDIISEKFLGMKELCENLDKLHHVNNGLNEKVKIMEGKLLELSAVKDEKRELHKMVEELKCKYDEVELIRADLDKELACRSEQFFILHGESQKLAEVNEELRSKIIDGDHKEESLKVELKTLHGQLLDLQGDYQNLQKENCKMVDEQRLLMKSISNLREEKCNLEDENCAIFAETVSLSTISLIFRDIISEKFLGMKELCENLDKLHHVNNGLNEKVKIMEGKLLELSAVKDEKRELHKMVEELKCKYDEVELIRADLDQELASRSEQLLVLHGEGQKLAEVNEELRSKIIEGDHKEESLKVELKTLHGQLLDLQGDYQNLQKENCKMVDEQRLLMKSISNLREEKCNLEGENCAIFAETVSLSTISLIFRDIISEKFLEIKELCENLDKLHHVNIGLNEKVKIMEGKLLELSAVKDEKRELHKMVEELKCKYDEVELIRADLDQELASRSEQFLVLHGESQKLAEVNEELRSKIIEGDHKEESLKVELKTLHGQLLDLQGDYQNLQKENCKMVDEQRWLMKSITNLGEDKCNLEDENCAIFAETVSLSTISLIFRDIISEKLLEMKELSENLDELLHVNNGLNEKVKIMEGVLLELSAVKDKKRELHKMVEDLKCKYDEIELIRADQEKQIIKLSGDCYEQTKEVECIQEANRKLETELGKLNGELLENKIREESLNCELQKRRNEVEWWESQAAALFGELQTSAVQQALYEGKVHELIETCESLEGRNCLKASEIDQMKERVGTVEHKNEELRSQMTSYVPAFISLMDCIASLENHTLSHAKLHEIHKKEAKDAPFAVDAESCQQISDDQISVGPGGLLDLQGLQMRIIAIEEAVKERERLVILENSNANSKLADAIRQIEELKSISNSNEEAIESSKHRNQNPEDKELGSEAYGNLGLQKPIHETSEERTEVMTKDIMLDQTSECSSYGISRRETGEADNQMLEICESTDRNDSIDLTVGKAQKETAASTENKEDPSMESMVEKHVSVDKLEISKRLSGSRQEVNERKILERLDSDAQKLTNLQITVQDMKRKVEITDKNKKGKGIEYDSVKGQLEESEEAITKLFDVNRKLMKSIEDEPLSIDEKSALASDENGSVRKRRISEQARRGSEKIGRLQLEVQKLQFLLLKLDDENKSRGKTKIVERNTGVRLRDYLYGGTRTSQKREKGHFCACMQPPTKGD, from the exons ATGGCAGCTGTGTCGCAAGCAGATTCTAAACGTATGTATTCCTGGTGGTGGGACAGCCACATAAGCCCCAAAAACTCAAAATGGCTTCAGGAGAATCTTACAG ATATGGACGTCAaagtcaaacaaatgattaaactTATTGAAGAAGATGCAGATTCCTTTGCAAGGAGGGCAGAGATGTATTATGAGAAACGCCCAGAGCTTATGAAATTGGTTGAAGAATTTTACAGAGCATATCGTGCCTTGGCCGAAAGATATGATCATGCAACTGGAGTGCTCCGTCAAGCACATCGAACAATGGCTGAAGCATTTCCCAACCAAGTCCCTTTGATGTTAACTGATGATTCACCCATAGGTTCTGCTGATAGCGAGCCATGTACACCTGACATGCCACCAATACGTGCACTTTTTGATTCTGATGAATTGCAAAAGGATGCTTTGGGAATCTCTACATCACATTCACCTGCTGTCAAGAAGCATGGAGCTTTTACTGAAGAATCTGATTCTGTTCCTGGCAGAAGGGGTTTGAAACAGCTCAATGATTTGTTTGGGACTGGAGAAGGAAGGGCAAGAAAAGGCCTTAGTTTTCATGATGCGGAAGAGAAATATCAAGGTGTGCAAGACGATGGCAAAAACGATATCAAGGCTCAAGTTCCATCTGATTCTGAGCTACTGAGTAAAGCTGAGCAGGAAATTGTAACCTTGAAGAACATTCTTGCTAAATTAGAAGCTGAAAAGGAAGCTGGCCTACTTGAGTACCAACAGAGTTTGCAAAGATTGTCTAATCTAGAGTCAGAAGTCTCTTGTGCAAAAGAGGATTCCAGCAAAGCTGAAGCAGAAGTTCAGACTTTGAAGGAAGCCCTCACTAAACTAGAGGCTGAAAGGGAAGCTAGTTTGCTTCAATACCAGCACTGCTTGGACAAAATAGCTTATCTGGAGAACAATATCTCCAATGCCCAGAAAGATGCAAAGGAACTCAATGAGCGTTCTTGTAAAGCTGATAAATTAGAAGCTGAAAaagaagatattcttcttcagtacAAACAGTGTCTAGAGAAGATAACTTGTCTGGAGGGAAAAATATTGCATGCTGAGGAAGATGCCAGGAGGTTTAATGAATGTGCTGATAAAGCTGAGATGGAGGTTGAACGCTTGAAGGAAGTGCTAGCCAAGCTAACTGAAGAAAAGGAAGCTGCTGCTGTTCAGTACCAGCAGTGCTTGGATACAATTTCAAGCTTGGAGCAGAAACTTGCTTTTGTCCAGGAGGAGGCCCAAAGGCTTAAATCTGAGTTAGATGATGGAGTTGTGAAGTTGAAGGGTGCTGAAGAAAAGTGTCTTCAGTTGGAGAGATCAAATCAGACTATGCACTCTGAGTTGGAGTCTCTGGCACAGAAAATGTCCGCTCAAAGTGATGAACTTACAGAGAAGCAGGAGGAGTTGGGGAGACTGTGGACTTGCATACAAGAAGAGCGCTTGCGATTTGTGGAGGCTGAAACTGCTTTTCAGACTTTGCAGCATTTGCACTCTCAATCTCAGGAAGAACTCAGATCTATGGCTGCAGAGCTTCAGAACAGAGCTGAGATTTTGCAGGACCTAGAAGTCTGTAATCAGAGTTTACAAAATGAAGTTGAGAAGGTCAAGATAGAGAACAAAGGCCTAAGTGAAGTCAACTCATCTTCAACTTTGACGATACAAGACTTGCAAGATGAGATTTCAAACTTAAGGCAGACGATAGGGAAACTTGAAGCAGAGGTAGAACTTCGACTGGACCAGAGAAATGCTCTTCAGCAAGAGATTTACTGTCTGAAGGAGGAAATAAAAGGCATTAACAAGAAAAACCAGGCTATCATGGACCAGGTGGATTCAGTTGGCTTCAGTCCAGAGTGCCTTGGGTCATCTGTGAAGGGTTTGCAGGATGAGAACATAAAGCTGAAAGAGGTTTGTGAGACAGAGAGAGGCCAAAATGTTGCTCTTTTGGAAAAGCTGGAGATCATGGAGAAACTTGTAGAGAAAAATGCTCTTTTAGAGAATTCATTATCAGATTTGCACGTTGAGCTAGAAGGGGTGAGAGAGAAGGTACGGGCATTAGAAGAATCCTGTCAATCTCTCATAGAAGAGAAATCCACTCTTGTTTCTGAGAAATCCACATTAGTTTCTCATTTACAGATTGCAACTGATAATTTGGAGGAACTTGCAGAGAAGAATACCATTCTGGAGAGTTCCCTTCTCGATGCATATGCTGAAATTGAGGGATTGAGGGAAAAATCAAAGAGCATACAAGATTTATATATGTTGCTTGACAATGAGAAGTCTGATTTAGTTACTGAGAAAGGAAATTTAGTTTCTCAGTTGGACGTCACTCAGAAAAGATTGGAAGATTTGGAGAAAGTTTACAGAGATTTAAAAGAGAAATACTCAGCTTTGGATAAAGAGAGAGAATCCACACTTCATGAAGTAGAAGAATTACATGTTCACTTGAATGCTCAAAAGCAGGAACGTGCTACTCTTGCCCAGTTGAGTGAGTCTCAATTGGCTGGTATGGCAACAAGGATACGTATGCTACAAGAAGAAGGCCAGTGCATAAAGAAAGAACATGAAGAAGAACTGGACAAAGCCTTTTATGCTCAGACTGAGATTTTCATTTTGCAGAAATGTGTGCAAGATCTGGAAGAACATAAATTTTCCCATTTCCTTGAGTGTCAAAAATTCCTGGAGGCGTCTAAACTGTCAGAGAAGCTGATTTCTGAACTGGAGCTTGAAAATCTTGAACAACAAGTGGAAATGAAATCTTTGTATGATAAAATTGATGTGCTAAGAGTTGGGCTTTATCGGGTGCTGAAAACTCTTGAACTTGATGTGAAACAGGGGTGCGAAGACAAGGCTGAGCAAGATCAAATGCTTTTGAGCCATGCACTTGACAAGCTTCAAGAAACACAAAGATTTCTCTTtgagatgcaagatcaaaatcaaCAGTTGGTCGTTGAGAATACAGTTCTTGTTACTCTGCTTGGGCAACTGCAAAGAGAGGTGGCAAATCTTATGACAGCTAAAAGCAGTCTTGATCAGGAGTTGGCATGCAGGTCAGAGCAGTTCTTCATTTTGCATGGTGAGAGCCAAAAACTTGCAGAGGTTAATGAAGAATTGAGATCGAAGATAATAGACGGAGACCACAAAGAGGAATCTTTGAAGGTTGAGCTAAAGACTCTGCACGGACAGCTCTTAGATTTGCAAGGGGATTACCAGAATTTACAGAAGGAGAATTGCAAGATGGTTGACGAGCAACGATTGCTGATGAAGTCAATCTCAAACTTGAGAGAAGAGAAATGTAATCTAGAAGATGAGAACTGTGCCATTTTTGCTGAAACAGTGTCTCTAAGTACCATTTCTCTGATTTTCAGGGATATAATCTCTGAAAAATTTTTGGGAATGAAGGAGCTTTGTGAAAATCTGGATAAACTTCACCATGTCAATAATGGCCTTAATGAGAAGGTGAAGATAATGGAGGGGAAGTTATTGGAGCTTAGTGCAGTAAAAGATGAGAAAAGAGAGTTGCATAAAATGGTGGAGGAGTTGAAGTGCAAGTATGATGAGGTTGAGTTGATCCGAGCAGATCTTGATAAGGAGTTGGCATGCAGGTCAGAGCAGTTCTTCATTTTGCATGGTGAGAGCCAAAAACTTGCAGAGGTTAATGAAGAATTGAGATCGAAGATAATAGACGGAGACCACAAAGAGGAATCTTTGAAGGTTGAGCTAAAGACTCTGCACGGACAGCTCTTAGATTTGCAGGGGGATTACCAGAATTTACAGAAGGAGAATTGCAAGATGGTTGACGAGCAACGATTGCTGATGAAGTCAATCTCAAACTTGAGAGAAGAGAAATGTAATCTAGAAGATGAGAACTGTGCCATTTTTGCTGAAACAGTGTCTCTAAGTACCATTTCTCTGATTTTCAGGGATATCATCTCTGAAAAATTTTTGGGAATGAAGGAGCTTTGTGAAAATCTGGATAAACTTCACCATGTCAATAATGGCCTCAATGAGAAGGTGAAGATAATGGAGGGGAAGTTATTGGAGCTTAGTGCAGTAAAAGATGAGAAAAGAGAGTTGCATAAAATGGTGGAGGAGTTGAAGTGCAAGTATGATGAGGTTGAGTTGATCCGAGCAGATCTTGATCAGGAGTTGGCAAGCAGGTCAGAGCAGCTCTTGGTTTTGCATGGTGAGGGCCAAAAACTTGCAGAGGTTAATGAAGAATTGAGATCGAAGATAATAGAGGGAGACCACAAAGAGGAATCTTTGAAGGTTGAGCTAAAGACTCTGCACGGACAGCTCTTAGATTTGCAAGGGGATTACCAGAATTTACAGAAGGAGAATTGCAAGATGGTTGATGAGCAAAGATTGCTGATGAAGTCAATCTCAAACTTGAGAGAAGAGAAATGTAATCTAGAAGGTGAGAACTGTGCCATTTTTGCTGAAACAGTGTCTCTAAGTACCATTTCTCTGATTTTCAGGGATATCATctctgaaaaatttttggaaataAAGGAGCTTTGTGAAAATCTGGATAAACTTCACCATGTCAATATTGGCCTTAATGAGAAGGTGAAGATAATGGAGGGGAAGTTATTGGAGCTTAGTGCAGTAAAAGATGAGAAAAGAGAGTTGCATAAAATGGTGGAGGAGTTGAAGTGCAAGTATGATGAGGTTGAGTTGATCCGAGCAGATCTTGATCAGGAGTTGGCAAGCAGGTCAGAGCAGTTCTTGGTTTTGCATGGTGAGAGCCAAAAACTTGCAGAGGTTAATGAAGAATTGAGATCGAAGATAATAGAGGGAGACCACAAAGAGGAATCTTTGAAGGTCGAGCTAAAGACTCTGCACGGACAGCTCTTAGATTTGCAAGGGGATTACCAGAATTTACAGAAGGAGAATTGCAAGATGGTTGATGAGCAAAGATGGCTGATGAAGTCAATCACAAACTTGGGAGAAGATAAATGTAATCTAGAAGATGAGAACTGTGCCATTTTTGCTGAAACAGTGTCTCTAAGTACCATTTCTCTGATTTTCAGGGATATCATCTCTGAAAAACTTTTGGAAATGAAGGAGCTTAGTGAAAATCTGGATGAACTTCTCCATGTCAATAATGGCCTTAATGAGAAGGTGAAGATAATGGAGGGGGTGTTATTGGAGCTTAGTGCAGTAAAAGATAAGAAAAGAGAGTTGCATAAAATGGTGGAGGACTTGAAGTGCAAGTATGATGAGATTGAGTTGATACGAGCAGATCAAGAAAAGCAGATCATTAAACTGTCTGGAGACTGTTATGAACAAACTAAGGAGGTAGAATGCATTCAGGAAGCAAATCGGAAATTGGAGACTGAACTGGGGAAATTGAATGGAGAACTTTTAGAAAATAAGATCAGGGAGGAAAGTTTGAATTGTGAACTGCAAAAAAGAAGAAATGAGGTAGAATGGTGGGAGTCTCAGGCTGCTGCACTTTTTGGCGAACTGCAGACATCTGCTGTCCAACAAGCACTGTATGAAGGAAAGGTTCATGAGCTCATTGAAACATGTGAGAGCCTTGAAGGCAGAAATTGTTTGAAAGCTAGCGAGATTGACCAGATGAAAGAAAGAGTAGGCACCGTGGAACATAAGAATGAAGAACTAAGGTCTCAGATGACTTCATATGTCCCAGCTTTCATTTCTTTGATGGATTGTATAGCATCTCTGGAAAATCATACTCTCTCACATGCAAAACTTCATGAAATTCACAAGAAGGAAGCCAAG GATGCCCCCTTTGCGGTGGATGCTGAAAGTTGTCAACAGATTAGCGATGATCAAATTAGCGTGGGGCCAGGTGGACTTTTGGACTTGCAGGGTTTGCAAATGAGGATTATAGCTATTGAAGAAGCTGTAAAAGAAAGGGAGAGACTAGTTATTCTGGAAAACTCTAATGCTAATTCCAAACTTGCTGATGCAATTAGACAGATTGAAGAGTTGAAATCCATAAGCAACTCAAATGAAGAAGCTATTGAATCAAGCAAGCATAGGAATCAAAATCCAGAGGACAAGGAACTGGGATCCGAGGCTTATGGTAATCTCGGGCTTCAGAAGCCAATACATGAAACTTCTGAAGAGAGGACTGAAGTGATGACGAAAGACATAATGCTTGATCAGACATCCGAGTGTTCATCATACGGGATCAGCAGAAGGGAGACTGGAGAAGCTGATAATCAGATGCTTGAAATATGTGAATCCACTGACCGGAATGACAGTATTGACCTTACTGTTGGAAAGGCTCAGAAGGAGACTGCTGCATCGACTGAGAACAAGGAGGATCCTTCTATGGAATCAATGGTTGAGAAGCATGTTAGTGTGGACAAGTTGGAGATCTCAAAGAGATTGTCAGGGTCTCGTCAAGAAGTGAATGAGAGGAAAATTCTAGAAAGACTTGATTCTGATGCACAAAAGTTAACTAATCTTCAAATAACCGTGCAAGACATGAAGAGGAAGGTGGAGATCACAGATAAGAACAAGAAGGGAAAAGGTATTGAATATGATAGCGTGAAAGGGCAGTTGGAAGAGTCTGAGGAGGCGATAACGAAGTTGTTTGACGTGAATCGCAAATTAATGAAGAGCATTGAAGATGAACCATTGTCCATTGATGAGAAATCTGCATTGGCATCGGATGAGAATGGAAGTGTCAGAAAGAGAAGAATTTCGGAACAGGCAAGAAGAGGGTCTGAAAAGATTGGGCGGTTGCAGTTGGAGGTGCAGAAACTGCAATTTCTTTTGTTGAAACTTGATGATGAAAACAAAAGCAGAGGAAAAACCAAAATTGTAGAACGAAATACAGGGGTTCGACTGCGAGACTATCTGTATGGTGGGACGAGAACAAGCCAGAAGAGAGAGAAAGGGCATTTCTGTGCATGTATGCAACCTCCAACCAAAGGGGATTGA